In the genome of Pelmatolapia mariae isolate MD_Pm_ZW linkage group LG4, Pm_UMD_F_2, whole genome shotgun sequence, the window aataaataagtaagaaacacaaagacaattGAGAAATGCCAACATGTAAGAGAATGTTGTTGTGTATCTTTTACTTGACCTTACCACTCCTCTGGAGTTGGCTCCTTGAATCAAAGACAGAATCCCATAAGCTCCACTCACATAGTTTACCGTCTCTGAGTGACAGTCATTGAGATCTTGCAAAAATCCCTGAAGTTTGGTTATTTCTGTTAAGAAGAAATTTCAGTGCCACAGTTTGACATTACACACTataaaacaaactaaataatCTTTCTTTCAGTCAGAGCAAACTAAAACATCGTGTGCTTCAAGACTTCACCTACCAGTTTCTTCCGGACTGAGATACTTCCCTTTTAGGAACTCTCTGGAGCTCACTGTGAACACTTTGAAACTGTCATCAGTGAAGTGTTTCTGCggaaaaatgattttattttaatgcatcCTTAGAACTGTGGAGAGTCTGTATTATTTTCTGTCAGTCTATAAAACTCACATTAATCTTGGTTCGCTTGTTGAATGCCTTCCTTACCCCATCCTTGGCTTGCATGTTTCTTTTAACTATTCGATCATGGATATGAGCTCGTGAACTACAAGAAATGTGCAAATATATACTGTTACCATCATCACTAGTATCATCACCATCATTAATTTGGGGCAGGCTGGGTGGTTTTGATTTACTCTTGGACTACGTCCACATGTCCacatgtatttttgaaaactgagattttctgTCTTCgtttaaaaaaacccatccacatgtgcagtttaaaaaaaatatctctgtTCACATGTAAACGCAAACACAAAGTCAAACGCTGTCAAGAACATGCCAAATCCTAACCTTCTAGAAatattggccaatcagaagtgtAGAAGCCTGGGAGGGAACGAGTAAAGACAGTATTTTGGATTTTGCCTCACTGGCTCTCTTGGCCAGAGTTTATTCaaataagaaagaaactgaCAATACTACATTAGTCTGGGTGATTCAAAATCATGAGTCACAGCGCTGTGAAATATGGCTGGTGTAGAATCACAACTTAGGAATAGACAAGATGCATACAGCatacaaatatttaattttataaaattaaatttattcAAAAACAATGACGTGTTGGCATCGGGATTTGGCTTGTGTTTAATGTAGAAGCCATGTCCGAAGTTCACTctaggggtgtccaaattcataggctgcatcctcctgaggacctggccttcgcggtctacatTGGCCGGGTCTTCAGGAGGCTGGGTAGGCCAGAagtgagcagctgtgaaattaGACGATCTAGCCTTCAGTTTTGCGTCACCAGCTGTCtcggagtttaataaactcagccgtctgctccttgctatctaaaatataacaggacactggagtaaattctcgatcatctcacacttctgtttaatccgttttctgtttgacgtttattcagctgtgtaaaaaccccggaggaacccacccaagggattaataaagttttattttatctaataattttaatctcagccaaaattctcacaaacaaataaaacagaaaaaagccaaaaagtaacattttcagttatctaagtgacttatatatcttgtttaacctgagtagggAAAGACCGCGTGAGGTTTGAAAACGACGTGCCaggagttcgctgttctcgagctatcgagctggtgggtaacagacgtctccgaaaaagtcggagcacttttgcaaatatgtgatgttttAATAAACCAAGCACATacttgaagtttacacagctataGTCTCACCTGAAAATCTCttgaaagtttattttgtgacccaaaaGGAGTAATatgagtaatattaaaactaagtagctgctgccattgttggaaactggaattggctgggccacgctatgaattctgggatatggtgggccacgaaggatacactcgacccatccttcaaatctggggaaatgaaggacgcatttgtcggccacattcggaggagtctacgaatatGGACAGCCCTCATTGCgtcgctgtgatgtaatcggcctacaaatgcggcctcagcaggatgcagcccatgaatttcgACAcctggagggacagtaactgcgtgcgtatatgtaagcgtgtaaaaactgcagatagtaagATTAACAGCAACGGTATATTGTGTAAATCCACCATTGTAGAAATTTATCTCATCTAAACAATACTGTGGTGAACAGCATGATGTCAAAACGTTGCGTGACGAAATCTCTGTATTCCAGTTAAACGCAGAAACTGAGTTTTCAAAAATCTCCATGCTGGCACGAGTTTcttaaaaatctcagttttcagtgatcCTAAACACAGTTTACGTGCGGACGAAAagcccaaacgcatagaaaaagctgcgttttcaaaaataccaatGTAGCTGTGGACGTAGCTTTGGCCTTTAGGTGGAAATGTGGGAGACTCCCTTTCTGACCAAGCTGAGCTTTCCCAGGCTGTCGCACACCTGTAACTCATGGTCATCGCCTAGATTGTGTTTAAAAACTGGCTGTGGCACTGCTTCTCTGCCACCTTAGGGTGTTGCTCTCCACTAATTCACCagttcattttatatatttctttcATTGTAAATTAACCTATTAAATGTCATATTAGTTGTGTAAGTCTGCCTTGTGGATCCAGTTTATAATGATATGACTTTATTTGTTTAGTGTATTTTTTTGACTGTTAACTTTGTTGCTGAAGGACAGTGTAATGGTACTTTTGCTTTACAATGTAAAATTGTCGAATTACTCGACTGTAAGGACCAGGATATGCATGATTTCCTATAATCTCATAGATTATGTGCAACATACATAAAAGCTGCCATGATGTCATTTGCATCTCTTTCTCCTCCTGCTCTCCTGTTATTGCTCACCCTCTTCTCTCTTGCTGTCCCTCTAGAACTAAAAAATTCCACTGCCTGTCCCACTCTCCACTATTCCACTCTGGCCAGGGAATTCTCTGTTCATTACTCAGTCCACCATCTTCAGTAAACTTCATCAAATTGTATCTGCATCTGAGACTGCTTTTGACCCAAATGTTCTGCATTCATTACAACAAAGGCTCAACCCTGTGCTTCATTCTTTGTCTAGCCTCGGTTTATCTTACATGGAAACACCCTGTAGTTGATCAGCATTCAAAATTTACTTACAGATCATCTGAATCATCAAGAAGATCAGACTTGgtgcaaataaaatgaatttgcTGACATTCGCCACCATTTCCAATCAGACTACTGACACTTTCCAGGATCTCCCAGGCCTCTTTCTCTGATGCTGCTCGGTTAATTTCAGTCACAATCCACACAGTAGAACAATCTCCAACTATCTGAAAGGAGAATAACATGTCTCAGTGCATCATTAAAAGATAACTGTTTACAGACAACACAGTATAAGCAAAGAGCAGTAAATGTGAATTACCCCTTTCCACATCTGATCTCTGCTCTTGTTACAGTCACCATTTCCAGGAAGGTCCACAAGTGTGACATGCTGGAGAAAAGGATTGTTTGGCACCCTGACAGTCACACACTTCACTAGTGGCCAAAACCACttttttccttcattacctTCTCCTTGTTTTGACTCACTTCTTGTGTACTTGACAAATTGTGCAGAAAGTTCATTAACCTGCAATAAACAGCAAAAGCAGTGCAGTTTAATTTCGATCCTCAGTGCAAGTGACGATTGCTTTCTCAGAGATTTTGAGAAAGCGATCCATGCCTTCATCTCATCTCGTCTCGACTTCTGTAATAGTCTCTGTTCTGGTATTACCGCTACATTAATTGTCTGACTGCAGCTAGCCCAAAACGCTGCAGCACGGCTCCTAACTGGGACACGCAAGCGGCATCACATATCTCCCATACTTGCATCATTACATTGGCTACCAGTCAGCTTTctaattgattttaaaaaatttaacacTTGTTTTTCAGACGTTACATGACCAAGCCCCTATATATCTTGCTGATCCCCTAACCCGGTATTCTCCCCCaagatttatttgttttttaaatttttaattttatttagaaCGAGGGGCAATAcatattaatgaacattttaacaaatataaatatgcCAGGTTATAGCCttgggctaatttccatctgcagacCCTCTGGCAGGTTAGTGTTAAACACAAGTTagtaaaaacatacagagacactATTTATAAGTCATGtgacaaggacaaaaacagtgatcaCATTATACTAGAACAAACAATGACAAGAAgagtggacacagaggacaataTAGATAACAATAATAGAAACACATCAATTATATTGCACAAACCCCAGTATTGCACATGCCCTGACTGTCCTGATATTGCACTGCCCATTACACTGATCGTTGTTTCCCTTTTCTTTAATACACTAACTCTTTTTCATGTCCAATATAAAGCATGATTAGTAAACATGATCACATATTTGAGTGTACCTCAGTCGCCCTTTTAAGTGACTCTTAAAGATGGGTAGACTTGTAGGGTCTTGAGGTCTGCCGACCAAATGCTTTTTGTTGTCCCAAGGTCGAGGttaaaacacagaggagaccGGGCATTTGCCGTGACTGCTCCTAAATTATGGAACTCATTCCCTTTTCATATCAGGACGTCTCCAACACCGGAGACTTTCAAAACCTGTTTAAAGACCCACTTTTACTCTCTGGCTTTTAAATCAAGATGAGTCTGTTTCTATTGTTCTTTCCATGATTCTATTTTTGTTTAATCTATActtaaacaaaaatacaatatattttatttggtATGTCTTCTGCTTTGACTGTGTTGATGTACagtacttttaaaaacaacagttgtCGACCAAAGTGCattataaatgaataaacttCAAACTTGAAGTGCTTTACAAAAACCATTAAAAAGtcagtgacataaaaaaaatactaaaagaaATTGGATCACTAAAAGCTGAATAATTAGTTTTCAATTTTAGATTGTGATCATCTAAAGATTATTGAGGGATCTCAGTAAGATCTGTTTCGTTGGGATCACTGGAtctattttcagtgttttgtgttttctggacTTTTGAATCTATGCTGCATGCTATTTTCAGACGCGAGATATGTTACCAATTCTTAGTCTTTTGTTAATTTGGTCAGTTCCCTTTTGTGTCCTGGTTGTCCTAGTTTCACCTGTGTGCATTTCCCAGCATCCCCAGTGTGTAGTCTATCATGGCTGACTGTTATAGTAGTAATATGAGAGTTTTTGTCTTACTGATTCACATGTCAAAATCTTCCGCCTGGATTGGAGAAATTCTGGAATTTCTTTGAAATATTTGTTCTCCATGAGGTTTTCAGAAGACTTTTTCCATTCTTCTCCATACAGTGCCGACAGCTTTTCAACAGCATCATGATAATCATCGTCTTCCTTTTCctgatttttattattgtcaAGAAGCTGACGAAATGACCACAACTCATCTTTCCACTCCTGCAAAAATAGATGACAAGCCATTTATTGAGCCATGTACTCAGCCTTAAGCCCCGAGAACTACAGTGTAACACACATACTAAACAAACTTTGGAAATTTATTTTACCTCCTTTGTGATGAACTCAATTTCTGCTTCATACTTTGAGCTGTGTGTTTTAGCTTCCAGTTTTATCATGACTGAGGTGCATGCATTGATAGTTCCTGAGGGTAAAAGATTCTTCTCTTTGATGATGGCATTTATCAAAGAGCTCTTTCCAGCCCCAGTTTTACCAAAGACACCAACCAGCTCCCTCTTGTCTGTCTCCAAATCACTGATCTTTTTCCTGTTGAACAAGATTTTAAATATGGTTAATTGATTCAGTCATGAGAACATTTTAAGCAtgctttaaaagatttcaaatgTATAATCATGGAAGTGATTATTCAATGAATCATTACtagatttatatttatatttcagttttataCACTGGTTCCACAAATTATttgctgtattttgttttattttactacTGAATTATTTCAGCATCTGTAATTGTACTGCTGTATGTCAGCAGTCTGTGTCATACAATCTGACACAAGAGACAAATTGGTGAATATTAAACCTAATAGGTTCTTGTACAGGCAGCACGATGGCATGATGTTTTGCACTGTTGTCTCACACCACCATCTGGCTGGGGGCCTTTTTGTTTTGAGTTTATCTCCATGTTTGCCTCGGTTTGCTTCCGGTACTCTGGGTTTCTccaacagtccaaagacatgcaattagtATTGATTCTAAATCCTCATCAATGTAGTAACTCATTCCTGTGACTGTTTCTTGGTGTAACCAGTGTGACATCCATAAATTTTGTTTGTACTGAATTATTTTAATTGTTGTGATTATCTGAATATACTGAATATTTTTGCGTGTGTCAAGACTCTTGAAAAGGGATCATCTTCTCTGTGTGACTAAATTACACATAACTAGcagctcctgaggatgttttacagatattttgtgcatttttgctttctttaaaaacaatctCTCTGTGATCTGTTTGTGAAACTGTCACATGATCAGGAGTGGAACGAGGCCCATACattacaaaatatgaaaaaacttAATACTCACTTCAAGAAAGCACTGAGTTTGTCTTGGTCATTTAGTCTGGCATGTACAAATGTCATGATGCTTTTCACATCAGACAGTATGATTGATTCTGTGGACAAAAAAGTAAAGAACTATTTAGAAGGAATTATAGACTAGAATaaccagaaaatgtaaaatctcatgttttaaaaaaaagcaaacctgTGTGAATTAGAGTATATGAGGAGCATAATGTGACCACTTACCAATCAAACTTACTATACCATGCATCATGTGACTGTTAAATTTTGACAacagaccaaagaaaaagtaatTTCTAGCATCAAAGATGAAACTGGCATGTTGGACAGATTGTGCTGCACAGAAATTTACTCTATAGTGGCTTAAACTGTGACACTGTTTAGAAAGAGACGTAAATACCTGCAAATCCTGGCATTGACAGACGCTGTCGCTTAGCTGGTGACTGCAACCTGCTGGCATCACTTCGAAGGTCTGATTTTCTCTTTCCTGATtggataaaaacaacaaaaaaataagaacaaagcATTGAAAGTTATTCTTAGTAAAGTTATGTTGATTGCAAAAAAATACTGGTGCCTTTAAAACACCGACTAAtatgagatacaataaatacgACACACGTGTCTCACCTGTATCACTTGTGGATGGCAAGACCTGAGGATGAATATGAGTTATACAGGAAATTATTACTATTTGCATTGGCATTGTTCTTTAACAACATTTTAAGGACACCAACATACAAGTTTTACAATCAACGAACTTAAATGCAGTTATGTTTTCAACCAGCAGGCTGATAAAGAATACACTATAAATTACCTTCTTCTTATTAAACATCTATGAGACAATTCTTTTACATAATTAAGTCCCACTCATGAAGACCTACAGAGACAGTTGGCGAACCCCCTAGCTAGGGCAAAATGTATATTCTCCAACCTTCTATGAATTAAGTTTTTAGATTCAGTCATTTATTGGTTTCTGTAGAGAGTGGTCAGTCTCTGTAGACCAGAGAATGGAGCTTTAATTTGTCTCAGGCAGTTGGCCTAAATGTCTGAAATTCAGTATAACCCTTACCTGAACCACATCAGCTACTTCTTCATGCTCCTGTTCACACTGTTGATAAAaagtgcaaagcagtgtttaATATTAAGCTCTTAAACATGTattaaaaattgtatttgtcATATGGACATTAAATCTGAaggaaaaaacagttttaaactgACTTGAAAAGAAATGACTGTTTCCTGATTTGAGGTTTGTTCTTCCTACA includes:
- the LOC134626742 gene encoding nuclear GTPase SLIP-GC-like, with the translated sequence MDDFVRNKLVEWGLSEWVEKFKDEQIDSESLCELDDREIENLITKAGPRVKFKKNLKLLKLEQEHEEAAGLVQCEQEHEEVADVVQVLPSTSDTGKRKSDLRSDASRLQSPAKRQHFTFSESIILSDVKSIMTFVHARLNDQDKLSAFLKKKISDLETDKRELVGVFGKTGAGKSSLINAIIKEKNLLPSGTINACTSVMIKLEAKTHSSKYEAEIEFITKEEWKDELWSFRQLLDNNKNQEKEDDDYHDAVEKLSALYGEEWKKSSENLMENKYFKEIPEFLQSRRKILTCESVNELSAQFVKYTRSESKQGEGNEGKKWFWPLVKCVTVRVPNNPFLQHVTLVDLPGNGDCNKSRDQMWKGIVGDCSTVWIVTEINRAASEKEAWEILESVSSLIGNGGECQQIHFICTKSDLLDDSDDLSRAHIHDRIVKRNMQAKDGVRKAFNKRTKINKHFTDDSFKVFTVSSREFLKGKYLSPEETEITKLQGFLQDLNDCHSETVNYVSGAYGILSLIQGANSRGVVSKKGEVFAELERIVNLQLENIRKEMEETYTAFEKCLSDGVEKSKGSYGEKLKIFLYRGRNSGFCRVLKCVVENGGVHKPKNGTLINLNMKLASCLTDSIDEEFRKTFPNDSERGAFNGVINEFSLNTDFLIEKYKNAELQFRFLKTEEEKIKAKLSRMMRKQKKRVYSSLTETIEDIMEEGYKKAAEFEGEGMLYCMRETIKNHVHSKKDMFEQAKNTMLEKLHDLMVNILEILEKIMKESIERSFNTDGGLLPDVSTELEMVKKYCDQLAATPDDETSLDLLTG